A genomic segment from Brevundimonas sp. SORGH_AS_0993 encodes:
- a CDS encoding M48 family metallopeptidase, translating to MNTFDAAAATAQWLATLSPQETARAVAYTHGSHWLILWSFLVSALVAWIIVRTGLLTAIRSRIERRRRRPVMASFLVAAVYSILSWVLTLPWSIYAGWYRERQYGLTSQAFGGWLGEALIGAAISVVVSALMLVAIYALIRRARRFWWAWGAGVTAAFIVIGLVLSPLVIEPIFNTYTPAPNGPVRDAVVALATQTGTPSDKIFIYDGSKQSDRYTANVSGLFGTARVAMSDTMFKQGADLAEVRGVVGHEMGHYVHVHILWTVAILIVLSALAFWLTDRLYPLVRRLLRADRVGDISDPAGLPILALILAFLGVLGTPVLATMTRTMEADADRFSLVHANEPDGLSKALIKTAEYRAPSPSAIEEFLFYDHPSVENRIRRAMEWKATHPPQPLAEQPTRP from the coding sequence ATGAACACTTTCGATGCGGCGGCCGCGACGGCCCAGTGGCTGGCGACCCTGTCGCCGCAAGAGACGGCCCGCGCGGTCGCCTATACGCACGGATCGCACTGGCTGATCCTGTGGAGTTTCCTAGTCTCGGCCCTGGTCGCCTGGATCATCGTGCGAACTGGCCTGCTGACGGCTATCCGCAGCCGGATCGAGCGCCGCCGCCGTCGGCCGGTCATGGCCAGCTTCCTGGTCGCTGCGGTCTATTCGATCCTGAGTTGGGTCCTGACCCTGCCGTGGTCGATCTACGCCGGCTGGTATCGGGAAAGACAGTATGGGCTGACCAGCCAGGCGTTCGGCGGCTGGCTGGGCGAGGCCCTGATCGGCGCCGCCATTTCGGTCGTCGTGAGCGCCCTGATGCTGGTCGCCATCTACGCCCTGATCCGCCGGGCGCGTCGGTTCTGGTGGGCGTGGGGCGCGGGCGTGACGGCGGCCTTCATCGTCATCGGCCTGGTGCTGTCGCCCTTGGTGATCGAGCCGATCTTCAACACCTATACGCCAGCCCCGAACGGCCCGGTGCGCGACGCCGTGGTGGCCCTGGCCACACAGACCGGCACGCCGTCGGACAAAATCTTCATCTACGACGGCTCCAAACAGTCCGACCGCTACACCGCCAACGTCTCGGGCCTGTTCGGCACGGCGCGGGTGGCCATGAGCGACACCATGTTCAAGCAGGGCGCGGACCTGGCCGAGGTGCGCGGCGTGGTCGGCCATGAGATGGGCCACTACGTCCACGTCCACATCCTGTGGACGGTGGCGATCCTGATCGTCCTCTCCGCCCTGGCCTTCTGGTTGACCGATCGCCTCTATCCCCTGGTCCGCCGCCTGCTGCGGGCGGATCGGGTGGGCGACATCTCCGATCCGGCGGGCCTGCCGATCCTGGCGCTGATCCTGGCATTCCTCGGGGTTCTGGGCACGCCCGTCCTGGCCACCATGACCCGCACCATGGAGGCGGACGCCGATCGCTTCTCCCTGGTTCACGCCAATGAGCCGGACGGCCTGTCCAAGGCCCTGATCAAGACGGCCGAATACCGCGCGCCCTCTCCCTCGGCGATCGAGGAGTTCCTGTTCTACGATCACCCCAGCGTGGAGAACCGCATACGCCGCGCGATGGAATGGAAGGCGACGCATCCACCCCAACCCTTGGCAGAGCAACCGACGCGCCCCTAA
- a CDS encoding porin family protein has product MRNILLAAVAVSAIAAPAFAQTNPEPRGYGSLGYTHLEGDNATTGAVTGRLGVNLNRYLAVETEASVGVKHDDFTVAGVDGEIKHEWDAAGYVVGKVPVSDKLELFARGGYGHTELKQKFPGADTDVGGDSWNYGAGANYFVDGVNGVRADWTRRDYRDDAGKADAYSVSYIRRF; this is encoded by the coding sequence ATGCGTAACATTCTTCTTGCCGCTGTCGCCGTTTCCGCAATCGCCGCTCCGGCCTTTGCTCAAACCAATCCAGAGCCGCGTGGTTACGGCTCGCTGGGCTACACTCATCTTGAAGGTGACAATGCAACGACTGGCGCCGTCACGGGTCGTCTGGGCGTGAACCTGAACCGTTACCTGGCCGTCGAGACCGAAGCTTCGGTCGGCGTCAAACACGACGACTTCACCGTCGCCGGCGTGGATGGCGAGATCAAGCACGAGTGGGACGCCGCCGGTTACGTCGTCGGCAAGGTGCCGGTCTCCGACAAGCTTGAGCTGTTCGCGCGTGGCGGCTACGGCCACACCGAGCTGAAGCAGAAGTTCCCCGGCGCCGACACCGACGTGGGCGGCGACAGCTGGAACTATGGCGCGGGCGCCAACTACTTCGTGGACGGCGTCAACGGCGTGCGCGCCGACTGGACCCGCCGCGACTACCGCGACGACGCGGGCAAGGCCGACGCCTATTCGGTCAGCTACATCCGTCGCTTCTGA
- a CDS encoding DoxX family protein: MIDLYRGLGLGVPALMDIAPLIARVVVGGMFFLSGFYKLFTPAQAEEMQKTMVEAGIAAPRQTARFVSVCEFAFGALLIMGLFTSLAALVLLVISLVALVTVASKSVEGTSLGFRLSSYFDLPETLLMVILIWLIANGPGLWSLDFVLFLPRL, translated from the coding sequence ATGATCGACCTCTATCGCGGCCTCGGCCTGGGCGTTCCGGCGCTGATGGACATCGCGCCCTTGATCGCGCGGGTCGTGGTCGGGGGAATGTTCTTCCTGTCGGGCTTCTACAAGCTGTTCACCCCGGCCCAGGCCGAGGAGATGCAAAAGACCATGGTGGAGGCGGGGATCGCCGCGCCGCGCCAGACCGCCAGGTTCGTCTCGGTGTGCGAGTTCGCCTTCGGCGCCCTGCTGATCATGGGCCTGTTCACCAGCCTGGCCGCACTGGTGCTGCTGGTGATCAGCCTGGTCGCCCTGGTGACCGTGGCGTCAAAGTCGGTGGAGGGGACCAGCCTGGGCTTTCGCCTCTCCAGCTATTTCGACCTGCCCGAGACCCTGCTGATGGTCATCCTGATCTGGCTGATCGCCAATGGACCGGGGCTTTGGAGCCTGGACTTCGTCCTGTTCCTGCCCCGGCTTTAA